One region of Aeromicrobium sp. Sec7.5 genomic DNA includes:
- a CDS encoding ABC transporter substrate-binding protein translates to MTRRTKTFRLAAVAATSALVLAACGGGDDDGGSDDSSTPSRSDGVLTVGMLLPQTGSLAFLGPPEFAGVDLAIQEINEAGGVLGEDVVGIKADSGDTDSGIAAAETDKLLDADSDVIVGAASSGVSMTVVDKIMSAGSVMFSPANTSTDFDNGDFADPDLYFRTAPSDILQGAVMANLLIEDGKQNVAILARQDAYGETLAEEISKGLEAAGSTVAATVFYGENAQSYDSQVAEIAESKPDAVVLVAFEETTTIVPQLVSANVGPQTVSTYFVDGNTADYSADLPAGTLAGTKGTIPGAEAAGDFRERLLTIDPSLTDFAYAGESYDATIVSALAAITADSDAGDKIAEEIPGVTEGGTTCTSFAECADLLADGEDIDYDGVSGPIELGETGSPTAASIGIYQYGPDNTYAAVNYISGTI, encoded by the coding sequence ATGACGCGCAGGACGAAGACGTTCCGTCTCGCAGCCGTGGCCGCGACGAGTGCCCTGGTGCTCGCCGCTTGTGGTGGCGGCGACGACGACGGTGGAAGTGACGACAGCTCGACCCCGTCCAGGAGTGATGGTGTGCTGACCGTCGGGATGCTGCTGCCCCAGACCGGCAGCCTCGCGTTCCTCGGCCCGCCGGAGTTCGCCGGTGTCGACCTGGCCATCCAGGAGATCAACGAGGCCGGTGGCGTGCTGGGTGAGGACGTCGTCGGCATCAAGGCCGACTCGGGCGACACCGACTCGGGCATCGCCGCGGCCGAGACCGACAAGCTGCTCGACGCGGACTCCGACGTCATCGTCGGTGCCGCCTCCTCGGGCGTCTCCATGACGGTGGTGGACAAGATCATGTCGGCCGGCTCGGTCATGTTCTCGCCCGCCAACACGTCGACCGACTTCGACAACGGCGACTTCGCCGATCCGGACCTGTACTTCCGCACGGCGCCGTCGGACATCCTGCAGGGCGCCGTGATGGCGAACCTCCTGATCGAGGACGGCAAGCAGAACGTCGCGATCCTGGCCCGCCAGGACGCCTACGGCGAGACGCTGGCCGAGGAGATCAGCAAGGGTCTGGAGGCCGCCGGCAGCACCGTGGCCGCCACGGTCTTCTACGGTGAGAACGCGCAGTCCTACGACTCGCAGGTCGCCGAGATCGCCGAGTCCAAGCCCGACGCCGTGGTCCTGGTCGCGTTCGAGGAGACCACGACGATCGTGCCGCAGCTGGTCTCGGCCAACGTGGGTCCGCAGACGGTCAGCACGTACTTCGTCGACGGCAACACCGCCGACTACAGCGCCGACCTGCCGGCGGGCACGCTCGCGGGCACCAAGGGCACGATCCCGGGCGCCGAGGCGGCCGGGGACTTCCGTGAGCGCCTGCTCACGATCGACCCGAGCCTGACGGACTTCGCCTACGCCGGTGAGTCCTACGACGCGACGATCGTCTCGGCACTGGCGGCCATCACGGCCGACAGCGACGCCGGTGACAAGATCGCCGAGGAGATCCCGGGTGTGACCGAGGGTGGCACCACGTGCACGAGCTTCGCCGAGTGCGCCGATCTGCTGGCCGACGGTGAGGACATCGACTACGACGGTGTCTCCGGTCCGATCGAGCTGGGCGAGACGGGCAGCCCGACGGCCGCCTCGATCGGTATCTACCAGTACGGTCCCGACAACACCTACGCGGCGGTCAACTACATCAGCGGCACGATCTGA
- a CDS encoding ABC transporter ATP-binding protein: MTDATAHDPGRDAERTAGFDEESKKHAAGAEGAVLRADGLIAGYLPGVNILNSADLYCQPGELVGIIGPNGAGKSTLLKSLFGLVKIHEGSVSLKGQDITNQRADTLVTAGIGFVPQSNNVFPSLTIEENLEMGCYQQPKQFPERFAFVTDLFPRLGERRKQRAGSLSGGERQMVAMGRALMMDPQVLLLDEPSAGLSPVLQDEVFVQTRNINKAGVSVIMVEQNAKRCLQICDRGYVLDHGRTAYSGTGKALADDPKVIELYLGTLGQKKAG, encoded by the coding sequence ATGACTGACGCCACGGCGCACGATCCTGGGCGCGATGCCGAGCGGACCGCCGGCTTCGACGAGGAGAGCAAGAAGCACGCAGCCGGCGCCGAAGGCGCCGTGCTGCGCGCCGACGGACTGATCGCCGGCTACCTGCCGGGGGTCAACATCCTCAACAGCGCTGACCTGTACTGCCAGCCGGGCGAGCTCGTCGGCATCATCGGCCCCAACGGCGCCGGCAAGTCGACGCTGCTGAAGTCCCTCTTCGGACTGGTCAAGATCCACGAGGGAAGCGTGTCCCTCAAGGGCCAGGACATCACCAACCAACGGGCGGACACGCTCGTGACGGCCGGCATCGGTTTCGTCCCGCAGTCGAACAACGTGTTCCCGAGCCTGACGATCGAGGAGAACCTCGAGATGGGCTGCTACCAGCAGCCCAAGCAGTTCCCTGAGCGGTTCGCGTTCGTCACCGACCTGTTCCCGCGCCTGGGCGAACGCCGCAAGCAGCGGGCCGGCTCGCTGTCGGGCGGAGAGCGCCAGATGGTCGCGATGGGCCGTGCGCTCATGATGGACCCGCAGGTGCTGCTCCTCGACGAGCCGTCGGCCGGGCTCTCGCCCGTCCTGCAGGACGAGGTCTTCGTGCAGACGCGCAACATCAACAAGGCGGGCGTCTCGGTCATCATGGTCGAGCAGAACGCCAAGCGCTGCCTGCAGATCTGCGACCGCGGCTACGTGCTCGACCACGGTCGCACCGCGTACTCCGGCACGGGCAAGGCCCTCGCCGACGATCCCAAGGTCATCGAGCTGTACCTGGGCACCCTCGGCCAGAAGAAGGCCGGCTGA
- a CDS encoding ANTAR domain-containing response regulator: protein MNDPHEPATPAIRVVIAEDEALIRLDLAEMLEEEGYDVVAQASDGEQAVALVIEHRPDIVLMDIKMPRLDGIEAASRITEQRLAPVVLLTAFSQRDLVDRAREAGAMAYLVKPFQKSDLAPAIEMARSRFGEITALEAEARDLGERLETRKLVERAKAVLQESFGISEGESFRWIQKSAMDLRLSMREVAEQVIDKGPGTPG from the coding sequence GTGAACGACCCCCACGAGCCCGCGACCCCGGCCATCCGCGTGGTCATCGCCGAGGACGAGGCGCTGATCCGTCTCGACCTCGCCGAGATGCTCGAGGAGGAGGGGTACGACGTCGTCGCGCAGGCCTCCGACGGCGAGCAGGCGGTCGCGCTGGTGATCGAGCACCGTCCGGACATCGTGCTGATGGACATCAAGATGCCGCGCCTGGACGGCATCGAGGCGGCCTCCCGCATCACCGAGCAGCGTCTGGCGCCGGTCGTGCTGCTGACGGCGTTCAGCCAGCGTGACCTCGTCGATCGCGCCCGTGAGGCCGGCGCGATGGCCTACCTGGTCAAGCCCTTCCAGAAGTCCGACCTGGCCCCCGCCATCGAGATGGCGCGGAGCCGGTTCGGGGAGATCACGGCGCTCGAGGCCGAGGCCCGCGACCTCGGCGAACGGCTCGAGACCCGCAAGCTCGTCGAGCGCGCCAAGGCCGTGCTCCAGGAGTCGTTCGGCATCAGCGAGGGGGAGTCCTTCCGCTGGATCCAGAAGTCGGCGATGGACCTGCGGCTCTCGATGCGCGAGGTCGCCGAGCAGGTCATCGACAAGGGGCCGGGGACGCCGGGCTGA
- a CDS encoding HNH endonuclease, whose amino-acid sequence MVSGPTVQALRSAAHAVTSSDHRSALLAIQTAQDALDAAKAHHLAELEKSAEYELDGASTVTTWARQHLRLDARQTRSLIDADHTMRELPAVGDAAAEGAVRLDHVKLFTFGLKHIGQKVVSDAEPWLLAVATTHEPVQLRRVIRALRDAVYPEELDKAWIKGMAKEDIQLSPVPEGWHLSGFLKTETGAKLKAVLESLSIPTQANDDRSSAERRVAGFDRLLSSVLESGLPTSKGIRPQLSVIVGVETLHEAMTAEPGQAKPVGKPAELAGFGPIGPQLLSYLACTGDTTPILTSDDDVEQAQILNVGDTIRLATPAQRKAVIARQHGVCAAPGCTHTHLEIHHTTWWSNGGRTDLDGLIGICTSCHTLVHRGLLVIEALGQGKFDLATRDGRPVDLTQRRTTRQHLRRIRHAARQTREAQPADYPLRA is encoded by the coding sequence ATGGTCTCGGGTCCCACGGTGCAGGCGCTGCGGTCAGCTGCGCACGCCGTCACCTCGAGCGACCACCGGTCCGCCCTGCTCGCGATCCAGACCGCCCAAGACGCCCTCGACGCCGCGAAGGCCCACCACCTGGCCGAGCTCGAGAAGTCGGCCGAGTACGAGCTCGACGGCGCTTCCACCGTCACTACCTGGGCGCGCCAGCACCTGCGCCTCGACGCCCGCCAGACCCGCAGCCTGATCGACGCCGACCACACCATGCGCGAGCTCCCCGCCGTGGGTGACGCCGCTGCCGAGGGGGCTGTTCGGCTCGATCACGTCAAGCTCTTCACGTTCGGCCTCAAGCACATCGGCCAGAAAGTCGTTTCTGATGCCGAACCCTGGCTGCTGGCCGTCGCCACCACTCACGAGCCCGTGCAGCTGCGCCGCGTGATCCGGGCCCTGCGCGACGCCGTCTACCCGGAAGAGCTCGACAAGGCGTGGATCAAGGGCATGGCGAAGGAAGACATCCAGCTCTCACCAGTTCCCGAGGGTTGGCACCTCAGCGGTTTCCTGAAGACCGAGACCGGAGCCAAGCTCAAGGCGGTGCTGGAGTCGTTGTCGATCCCGACGCAGGCGAATGATGACCGCAGCAGTGCCGAACGCCGGGTCGCCGGGTTCGACCGGCTGTTGTCGTCGGTGCTCGAATCAGGCTTGCCGACGAGCAAGGGCATCCGCCCGCAGCTGTCGGTCATCGTCGGAGTCGAGACCCTCCACGAGGCCATGACCGCCGAACCCGGACAGGCGAAGCCGGTCGGTAAGCCGGCCGAGCTGGCCGGCTTCGGACCCATCGGCCCCCAGCTGCTGTCCTACCTCGCCTGCACCGGCGACACCACCCCCATCCTCACGTCCGACGACGATGTCGAGCAGGCGCAGATCCTCAACGTCGGCGACACCATCCGGTTGGCCACCCCCGCCCAGCGCAAAGCCGTCATCGCCCGCCAGCACGGCGTCTGCGCCGCACCCGGCTGCACCCACACCCACCTCGAGATCCACCACACCACCTGGTGGTCCAACGGCGGCCGCACCGACCTCGACGGACTCATCGGCATCTGCACCAGCTGTCACACGCTCGTCCACCGCGGGCTCCTCGTCATCGAAGCCCTCGGACAAGGCAAGTTCGACCTCGCCACCCGCGACGGCCGACCGGTCGACCTCACCCAACGCCGCACCACCCGCCAACACCTACGCCGCATCCGCCACGCCGCACGACAAACACGCGAAGCCCAGCCAGCCGACTACCCACTCCGCGCGTAG
- a CDS encoding ABC transporter permease subunit: MRRTTHVLVTAVLALMVLLLPATAASATEEPSPTPATPSASTPAPVDTPPPGAYVGVTLVDSSTEPPTPVPGVTLSVTSADGDEIGEGVTNDDGRAFISIPERGEYTVELDESTLPDDVAFDGSTTRTVNALLEGGNFVQFQIGVAAVEQVPFAEKFMTALVGGIKFGLIIGLAALGLSLIFGTTKLTNFSHGELITFGAIATYVMNRAFGLPVILAVVAAVVVSAAFGWLQDKFLWKPLRNKGIGIIAMMIVSIGFGIFLRFIFQFGFGGSRRSLSQYVTQKRQDYGIFSLADKEAAIIIVAVLVLTVTCIGLMKTRLGKAMRAVSDNPALSASSGLRVDGVIRSVWILGTALTGLSGALLAINSQVNFQMGFKLLLLVFAAVTLGGLGTIWGALLGSMIIGILYEVGPLFGIPSSIKEVGALVVLILILLVRPQGILGRPERIG; this comes from the coding sequence GTGCGACGGACGACCCACGTGCTCGTCACGGCGGTGCTCGCTCTCATGGTGCTCCTCCTGCCCGCCACTGCGGCGAGCGCCACGGAGGAGCCGAGCCCGACACCCGCCACCCCGTCAGCCTCGACCCCGGCACCCGTCGACACGCCCCCTCCGGGCGCGTACGTCGGCGTGACGCTGGTCGACAGCTCGACCGAGCCCCCCACTCCCGTCCCCGGCGTCACGCTCAGCGTGACCTCCGCCGACGGCGACGAGATCGGCGAGGGGGTGACCAACGACGACGGACGCGCGTTCATCTCCATCCCCGAGCGCGGCGAGTACACCGTCGAGCTCGACGAGAGCACGTTGCCCGACGACGTGGCCTTCGACGGTTCGACGACCCGCACCGTCAACGCCCTGCTCGAGGGCGGCAACTTCGTGCAGTTCCAGATCGGCGTCGCCGCGGTGGAGCAGGTGCCGTTCGCCGAAAAGTTCATGACGGCCCTCGTCGGCGGCATCAAGTTCGGCCTGATCATCGGGCTGGCCGCCCTGGGTCTGTCGCTGATCTTCGGCACGACGAAGCTCACGAACTTCTCGCACGGCGAGCTCATCACCTTCGGCGCCATCGCCACGTACGTGATGAACCGCGCCTTCGGGCTCCCGGTCATCCTCGCGGTCGTCGCGGCGGTGGTCGTGTCCGCGGCGTTCGGCTGGCTGCAGGACAAGTTCCTGTGGAAACCCCTGCGGAACAAGGGCATCGGCATCATCGCGATGATGATCGTGTCGATCGGCTTCGGCATCTTCCTCCGCTTCATCTTCCAGTTCGGCTTCGGTGGCTCGCGCCGCTCGCTGTCGCAGTACGTGACGCAGAAGCGTCAGGACTACGGCATCTTCTCCCTCGCCGACAAGGAAGCGGCCATCATCATCGTGGCCGTCCTGGTCCTCACGGTCACGTGCATCGGCCTCATGAAGACCCGCCTGGGCAAGGCGATGCGCGCGGTCTCCGACAACCCGGCCCTGTCGGCCTCGTCCGGACTCCGCGTCGACGGCGTGATCCGGTCGGTCTGGATCCTCGGCACGGCGCTCACCGGCCTGTCGGGAGCACTCCTGGCGATCAACAGCCAGGTCAACTTCCAGATGGGCTTCAAGCTGCTCCTGCTCGTGTTCGCCGCGGTCACCCTCGGTGGCCTGGGCACGATCTGGGGTGCACTGCTCGGCTCGATGATCATCGGCATCCTCTACGAGGTCGGACCGCTCTTCGGCATCCCGTCCTCGATCAAGGAGGTCGGTGCGCTCGTCGTCCTCATCCTCATCCTGCTGGTCCGGCCGCAGGGCATCCTCGGTCGACCCGAGCGCATCGGCTGA
- a CDS encoding ABC transporter ATP-binding protein, translated as MPADNHSLTGVAATPGVAKPDAIVKGSNITRKFGGLTAVDVEHVEIQRGVITALIGPNGAGKTTLFNLLTGFDVPDTGEWSFNGTSLQKVPAYKVARRGMVRTFQLTKVLSKLTVIENMRLGATGQRGEKFWSAPFRAFWSSQEEANTKRADELLARFKLDAKREDFAGSLSGGQRKLLEMARSLMVDPELIMLDEPMAGVNPALKQSLLGHVKSLRDEGRTVLFVEHDMDMVRDISDWVIVMAQGKIVAEGTPDQVMADQAVIDAYLGSHHDSDITEMDESSLDAEAAQELDEEATHD; from the coding sequence ATGCCCGCTGACAACCACTCCCTCACCGGCGTCGCCGCCACCCCCGGCGTGGCCAAGCCCGATGCGATCGTGAAGGGCTCGAACATCACCCGGAAGTTCGGCGGCCTGACGGCGGTCGACGTCGAGCACGTGGAGATCCAGCGGGGCGTCATCACCGCCCTGATCGGACCGAACGGCGCCGGCAAGACCACGCTGTTCAACCTGCTCACCGGGTTCGACGTCCCCGACACCGGCGAGTGGTCGTTCAACGGCACCTCGCTGCAGAAGGTGCCCGCCTACAAGGTCGCGCGTCGCGGCATGGTTCGCACGTTCCAGCTCACCAAGGTGCTCTCGAAGCTCACCGTGATCGAGAACATGCGTCTGGGCGCCACGGGCCAGCGCGGGGAGAAGTTCTGGTCGGCCCCGTTCCGCGCGTTCTGGTCCTCCCAGGAGGAAGCCAACACCAAGCGCGCCGACGAGCTGCTCGCGCGCTTCAAGCTCGACGCCAAGCGCGAGGACTTCGCCGGATCGCTCTCGGGCGGTCAGCGCAAGCTCCTCGAGATGGCGCGGTCGCTCATGGTCGACCCGGAGCTGATCATGCTCGACGAGCCGATGGCCGGCGTGAACCCGGCCCTGAAGCAGTCCCTCCTGGGCCACGTGAAGTCGCTGCGCGACGAGGGCCGCACGGTCCTGTTCGTCGAGCACGACATGGACATGGTCCGCGACATCTCCGACTGGGTCATCGTCATGGCGCAGGGCAAGATCGTCGCCGAGGGGACGCCGGACCAGGTCATGGCCGACCAGGCCGTGATCGACGCCTACCTGGGGTCGCACCACGACAGCGACATCACCGAGATGGACGAGAGCTCCCTCGACGCCGAAGCCGCGCAGGAGCTGGACGAGGAGGCCACCCATGACTGA
- the polA gene encoding DNA polymerase I, protein MTGVDRLLLIDGHSVAYRAFFALPVENFATTTGQHTNAVFGFTSMLINVLRDEKPTHVAVAFDVSRQTFRTAEYGEYKANRAKSPDEFKNQVPLIKEVLDALGIRTFEKDGFEADDIIGTLSLQAEGAGMDVLICTGDRDALQLVTERTTVLYPKRGVSDLARMTPEAVEEKYGVPPVQYPDIAAMVGEQSDNLPGVPGVGPKTAAKWLNSYGSLGEIIDQVADIPGKAGQSLRDHLDDVLRNRRINALVRDLDLGAEPAELAFSTEWDREAIHRVFDALEFAALRERLFSYLGGGATTEETAASAAVDIELAVPAAGEVAGWLDAHTSEPVGVEVVGVTSTVGARVDALSIATADGHALWLDTAELDPADEAAVAAWLADADRSKVLHDAKGQLHAMGAQGWSVEGVVADTAIATYLLRPDQRAYDLADLTMRYLKRELVDADSSGQLSFDDETDQTAVQRARATLDLWAVLEPELEAAESLTLLHDLELPLLGVLRAMEDHGIAIDSAHLDALHAEFTTRMTEAADQAFEAIGREVNLGSPKQLQEVLFDQLGLPKTKKTKTGYTTDADALQSLYVKSEHPFLAHLLAHRDVTRLRQTVEGLQKTVQADGRIHTTFAQTIAATGRLSSFDPNLQNIPIRTESGRRIREAFTVGAGFETLLTADYSQIEMRIMAHLSEDAGLIESFKSGHDFHTVMAAKVFDRPPEEIDGGLRARIKAMNYGLAYGLSSFGLGQQLGIKPGEAQVLMDDYFATFGGVRDYLFGVVDEARQTGYTATMLGRRRYLPDLQSDNRQRREIAERMALNAPIQGSAADLIKVAMLGVQRELRTQGLSTRMLLQVHDELVLEVAPGERDAVEKLVREQMAAAADLSVPLDVSVGVGLTWHAAGH, encoded by the coding sequence GTGACCGGTGTGGACCGACTGCTGCTGATCGACGGCCACTCGGTGGCCTACCGTGCCTTCTTCGCCTTGCCCGTCGAGAACTTCGCGACGACGACCGGCCAGCACACCAATGCGGTGTTCGGGTTCACGTCGATGCTGATCAACGTGCTGCGCGACGAGAAGCCCACGCACGTCGCCGTGGCCTTCGACGTGTCGCGGCAGACGTTCCGCACCGCCGAGTACGGCGAGTACAAGGCCAACCGTGCCAAGTCGCCCGACGAGTTCAAGAACCAGGTGCCCCTCATCAAGGAGGTGCTCGACGCCCTCGGCATCCGCACCTTCGAGAAGGACGGCTTCGAGGCCGACGACATCATCGGCACGCTGAGCCTGCAGGCCGAGGGTGCGGGCATGGACGTCCTGATCTGCACGGGTGACCGCGACGCGCTGCAGCTCGTCACCGAGCGCACCACGGTGCTCTACCCCAAGCGAGGCGTGTCCGACCTCGCGCGCATGACGCCGGAGGCCGTCGAGGAGAAGTACGGCGTCCCGCCGGTGCAGTACCCCGACATCGCCGCGATGGTCGGTGAGCAGAGCGACAACCTGCCCGGCGTCCCCGGCGTGGGTCCCAAGACTGCCGCCAAGTGGCTCAACTCGTACGGGTCCCTCGGCGAGATCATCGACCAGGTCGCCGACATCCCGGGCAAGGCGGGCCAGTCGCTGCGCGACCACCTCGACGACGTGCTGCGCAATCGTCGCATCAACGCCCTCGTGCGCGACCTCGATCTCGGCGCGGAGCCGGCGGAGCTCGCGTTCAGCACCGAGTGGGACCGCGAGGCCATCCACCGGGTCTTCGACGCCCTCGAGTTCGCGGCCCTGCGCGAGCGCTTGTTCTCCTACCTGGGTGGGGGAGCCACGACCGAGGAGACGGCGGCCAGTGCAGCGGTCGACATCGAGCTCGCGGTCCCCGCGGCCGGTGAGGTCGCCGGTTGGCTCGACGCCCACACGAGCGAGCCGGTCGGTGTCGAGGTCGTCGGCGTCACCAGCACGGTCGGAGCCCGGGTCGACGCGCTGTCGATCGCGACCGCCGACGGTCACGCGCTCTGGCTCGACACCGCCGAGCTCGACCCGGCCGACGAGGCGGCGGTCGCCGCCTGGCTGGCCGACGCCGACCGATCCAAGGTCCTGCACGACGCCAAGGGCCAGCTGCACGCGATGGGCGCGCAGGGCTGGTCGGTCGAGGGGGTCGTCGCCGACACCGCCATCGCCACCTATTTGCTGCGTCCCGATCAGCGGGCCTACGACCTCGCCGACCTCACGATGCGCTACCTCAAGCGGGAGCTCGTCGACGCCGACTCATCGGGCCAGCTCTCGTTCGACGACGAGACCGACCAGACCGCGGTCCAGCGCGCCCGCGCCACGCTCGACCTGTGGGCCGTGCTCGAGCCCGAGCTCGAGGCGGCCGAGTCCCTGACGCTGCTGCACGACCTCGAGCTGCCCCTGCTCGGTGTCCTGCGGGCCATGGAGGACCACGGCATCGCGATCGACTCCGCTCACCTGGACGCGCTGCACGCCGAGTTCACCACGCGCATGACCGAGGCGGCCGACCAGGCGTTCGAGGCGATCGGTCGGGAGGTCAACCTCGGCTCGCCCAAGCAGCTCCAGGAGGTGCTGTTCGATCAGCTCGGTCTGCCCAAGACCAAGAAGACCAAGACGGGCTACACCACCGACGCCGATGCCCTGCAGTCGTTGTACGTCAAGTCCGAGCACCCTTTCCTGGCCCACCTGCTGGCCCACCGCGACGTCACCCGGTTGCGCCAGACGGTCGAGGGCCTGCAGAAGACGGTCCAGGCCGACGGCCGGATCCACACGACCTTCGCGCAGACCATCGCCGCCACCGGTCGTCTCAGCTCCTTCGACCCGAACCTGCAGAACATCCCGATCCGGACCGAGTCGGGGCGTCGCATCCGGGAGGCCTTCACGGTCGGTGCGGGCTTCGAGACGCTGCTCACCGCCGACTACAGCCAGATCGAGATGCGCATCATGGCCCACCTGTCGGAGGACGCGGGGCTCATCGAGTCCTTCAAGTCGGGGCACGACTTCCACACCGTGATGGCCGCGAAGGTGTTCGACCGCCCGCCGGAGGAGATCGACGGCGGTCTCCGAGCGCGGATCAAGGCGATGAACTACGGCCTCGCGTACGGCTTGTCGTCGTTCGGCCTCGGGCAGCAGCTGGGCATCAAGCCCGGCGAGGCCCAGGTGCTCATGGACGACTACTTCGCCACGTTCGGTGGGGTCCGCGACTACCTGTTCGGCGTCGTCGACGAGGCACGGCAGACGGGGTACACCGCCACGATGCTGGGCCGTCGCCGCTACCTGCCGGACCTGCAGAGCGACAACCGTCAGCGCCGGGAGATCGCCGAGCGCATGGCACTGAATGCCCCCATCCAGGGCTCCGCGGCCGATCTCATCAAGGTCGCGATGCTGGGAGTGCAGCGGGAGCTGCGCACCCAAGGGCTCTCGACCCGCATGCTGCTTCAGGTGCACGACGAGCTCGTGCTCGAGGTCGCGCCAGGCGAGCGCGACGCGGTCGAGAAGCTCGTGCGCGAGCAGATGGCCGCCGCCGCCGACCTCTCGGTTCCGCTCGACGTGTCCGTCGGGGTGGGCCTCACCTGGCACGCTGCCGGTCACTGA
- a CDS encoding branched-chain amino acid ABC transporter permease, whose translation MDFGTIFSSALASALGPTAIVYALAAIGLNVHFGYTGLLNFGQAGFMAVGGFGLAVCVVTYDLPFIVGILVALIAAVVLAIILGVPTLRLRADYLAIATIATAEILRLIVGAVETKDVFGGSNGLSGFASTFNGLNPYDRGIDIGIISYRRSDLWTLTVGWTLVILACLLVWLLMRSPWGRVLRSIREDEDAVRSLGKNVFAYKMQALVLGGVFGGMGGIVLALSQNNIKGSDFSTNVTFYAYTALLIGGAARVLGPVIGAMIFWFLMTGIGSFFSQATRGSDPLIPSDIMTDTQASLVRLILVGLGLMLLMIYRPQGIFGDRKELAIDAR comes from the coding sequence ATGGACTTCGGAACCATCTTCAGCAGCGCGCTCGCCTCGGCCCTCGGCCCGACCGCGATCGTCTACGCGTTGGCCGCGATCGGCCTCAACGTCCACTTCGGCTACACGGGCCTCCTGAACTTCGGCCAGGCCGGATTCATGGCCGTGGGCGGCTTCGGGCTCGCGGTCTGCGTCGTCACGTACGACCTGCCGTTCATCGTCGGCATCCTGGTCGCGCTGATCGCCGCCGTCGTGCTGGCGATCATCCTGGGTGTGCCCACGCTGCGTCTGCGCGCCGACTACCTCGCGATCGCCACGATCGCCACGGCGGAGATCCTGCGCCTGATCGTCGGCGCGGTCGAGACCAAGGACGTCTTCGGAGGCTCCAACGGCCTCAGCGGGTTCGCCTCGACCTTCAACGGTCTCAACCCGTACGACCGCGGCATCGACATCGGCATCATCTCCTACCGTCGCAGCGACCTCTGGACCCTCACGGTCGGCTGGACGCTCGTGATCCTGGCCTGCCTGCTCGTCTGGCTGCTGATGCGCAGCCCCTGGGGCCGCGTCCTGCGGTCGATCCGCGAGGACGAGGACGCCGTGCGCTCGCTCGGCAAGAACGTCTTCGCCTACAAGATGCAAGCCCTCGTGCTCGGTGGCGTGTTCGGCGGCATGGGCGGCATCGTGCTGGCCCTGTCCCAGAACAACATCAAGGGCTCGGACTTCTCGACCAACGTGACGTTCTACGCCTACACCGCCCTGCTGATCGGCGGAGCGGCTCGGGTGCTCGGTCCCGTCATCGGCGCGATGATCTTCTGGTTCCTGATGACCGGCATCGGTTCGTTCTTCAGCCAGGCCACGCGCGGGTCCGACCCGCTCATCCCGAGCGACATCATGACCGACACCCAGGCCAGCCTGGTGCGACTCATCCTCGTCGGCCTCGGACTCATGCTGCTGATGATCTACCGCCCACAAGGAATCTTCGGCGACCGGAAGGAGCTGGCCATCGATGCCCGCTGA
- a CDS encoding GNAT family N-acetyltransferase — MRPRFPLTVREATLDDAEVLAALWQHAVDEGGEASAAHATLWHRPDRAEATEALAFQLEQPHRHVWVALHDDVVVGAVAASVTTVTPITTTKVLIVTDLVVDPSRRRHGIAWQMLLTVAEHGEEQECEIYLAIIPGVAREPARYLAKVGFSPVASVRAITSQALRARVASRATASPTGRMLAVRRSMRRREARSD; from the coding sequence ATGCGACCGCGCTTCCCCCTCACGGTCCGCGAGGCGACCCTCGACGACGCCGAGGTGCTCGCCGCGCTGTGGCAGCACGCGGTCGACGAGGGTGGCGAGGCCAGTGCCGCGCACGCCACCCTGTGGCACCGTCCCGACCGGGCCGAGGCCACCGAGGCCCTGGCGTTCCAGCTCGAGCAGCCGCACCGCCACGTGTGGGTCGCGCTCCATGACGACGTCGTGGTCGGTGCGGTGGCGGCCTCCGTCACGACAGTCACCCCGATCACGACGACCAAGGTGCTCATCGTCACCGACCTCGTGGTCGATCCGTCCCGCCGCCGCCACGGCATCGCGTGGCAGATGCTGCTCACGGTCGCCGAGCACGGCGAGGAGCAGGAGTGCGAGATCTATCTCGCGATCATCCCGGGCGTGGCCCGGGAACCGGCCCGCTACCTGGCCAAGGTCGGGTTCAGCCCGGTCGCGTCCGTCCGCGCCATCACGAGCCAGGCACTGCGGGCCCGGGTGGCCTCGCGGGCCACCGCGTCGCCGACGGGACGCATGCTCGCCGTCCGCCGGTCCATGCGCCGCCGCGAGGCCCGCTCCGACTGA